The following are encoded together in the Daucus carota subsp. sativus chromosome 5, DH1 v3.0, whole genome shotgun sequence genome:
- the LOC108220879 gene encoding shikimate O-hydroxycinnamoyltransferase: MKITVKESTLVPPAVETPRRRLWNANVDLVVPNFHTPSVYFYRPNGGDNFFDTKVLKDALSRALVPFYPMAGRLKRDDDGRVEIDCNGEGVLFVEAESDGVVDDFGDFAPTLELRQLIPAVDYSLGISSYSLLVLQITFFKCGGVSLGVGMQHHAADGASGLHFINTWSDMARGLDLTLAPFIDRTLLRAREPPQPAFPHIEYQAPPSMKLNPDPKESTPETSVSIFKLTRAQLNALKAKAKEDGNTVAYSSYEMLAGHVWRSVCKARGLADDQESKLYIATDGRFRLLPPLPAGYFGNVIFTATPIAAAGDLMSKPLWFGASRIHNALARMDNDYLRSALDYLELQPDLKALVRGAHTFKCPNLGITSWGRLPIHDADFGWGRPIFMGPGGIAYEGLSFVLPSPCNDGSLSVAISLQAEHMKLFSKLLYDI, encoded by the exons ATGAAGATCACCGTAAAAGAATCAACGCTAGTGCCTCCGGCAGTGGAGACGCCGCGGCGGAGGCTCTGGAATGCTAACGTGGACCTCGTGGTGCCGAATTTTCACACGCCTAGCGTGTATTTTTACAGGCCAAATGGTGGTGACAACTTTTTTGATACAAAAGTACTCAAGGATGCATTGAGTAGAGCTTTGGTTCCTTTTTATCCGATGGCTGGACGATTAAAAAGAGACGATGATGGCCGCGTCGAGATTGATTGTAACGGAGAAGGTGTGCTGTTTGTGGAAGCTGAGTCTGATGGAGTGGTGGATGATTTTGGTGATTTTGCACCAACTTTGGAGCTTCGGCAACTTATTCCAGCTGTTGATTATTCACTTGGGATATCGTCCTACTCGTTATTGGTTTTGCAG ATCACATTTTTCAAATGTGGTGGAGTGTCACTCGGTGTTGGTATGCAGCACCATGCTGCAGATGGAGCCTCGGGGCTCCATTTCATCAACACATGGTCTGATATGGCTCGCGGTCTTGACCTCACCCTCGCACCATTCATAGACCGCACCCTCCTCCGAGCCCGTGAGCCACCACAACCTGCATTTCCTCATATTGAGTACCAAGCCCCTCCTTCCATGAAACTGAATCCTGATCCCAAGGAAAGTACTCCTGAAACATCCGTCTCAATCTTCAAATTAACGCGAGCCCAACTCAATGCCCTCAAAGCCAAGGCCAAGGAAGATGGCAACACCGTGGCATACAGCTCGTATGAAATGCTGGCAGGACACGTGTGGAGGTCCGTGTGCAAAGCCCGTGGACTTGCTGATGATCAAGAAAGCAAGCTGTACATCGCGACTGATGGAAGGTTCAGGTTACTTCCTCCTCTCCCAGCAGGCTACTTTGGCAatgtaattttcactgccacGCCTATAGCTGCAGCGGGTGATCTCATGTCAAAGCCATTGTGGTTCGGTGCTAGTAGAATTCACAATGCCTTGGCACGCATGGACAATGATTATCTAAGGTCAGCTCTAGATTACCTGGAATTGCAGCCTGATCTTAAAGCACTTGTCCGCGGAGCACATACTTTTAAGTGCCCAAACCTCGGAATCACTAGTTGGGGTAGATTGCCAATACATGATGCTGATTTTGGATGGGGAAGGCCGATATTTATGGGACCTGGTGGAATTGCTTATGAAGGCTTAAGTTTCGTGTTGCCAAGTCCTTGTAATGATGGGAGCTTATCGGTGGCCATTTCTTTGCAAGCAGAACACATGAAGCTCTTCAGCAAATTGTTATATGACATCTAA